One window of Paenibacillus albicereus genomic DNA carries:
- the walK gene encoding cell wall metabolism sensor histidine kinase WalK, which yields MKGRRWFSTIQVKLIAIYMLLILISIQLIAVYFVSTVKSSLTDTFANSLNDQARALAVLAADKLSEGSLAGGDAEEGANSLSDYVNSLFSRTGAELQVLDASGRVLATSDAYSAYIGKKNTSLMVSQALQGIPDNEQDILDEDNVRKKIITQPIKSPDNRVIGAVYIVAGMTEVNATVDRVNQIFVSGTLIALGLTGVLGIVLAHTITSPIKGLTRQAEAVAEGRFDQQVPVLADDEIGRLSEAFNEMTQRLREALSVNEEENEKLQSVLSNMSDGVIAADERGTVMVSNRRALELLGVDVCEGSPLTDVLELPQERLEALRASRGLAAVLVKESPDGEERWVLRVTLSPIHRRDRGITGTIALLQDITEQEKLDQSRREFVANVSHELRTPLTTIRSYAEALGDGALAEPQLAERFVGVIRNETERMIRLVTDLLHLSRLDSQQSTLRRRDTDIAEMLDEVADRFSVQMRKKGIRAVVQVDPRVGKAVLDRDQIDQVLDNLMSNAIKYTLEGGRIELSARLEESGALAVSVKDSGIGIPKRDLARIFDRFYRVDKARSREMGGTGLGLSIAREMIKAHGGTITLESELDAGTTVTFILPQPQTKGEQAI from the coding sequence ATGAAGGGCAGGCGCTGGTTCAGCACGATCCAGGTCAAGCTGATCGCGATCTACATGCTGCTCATCCTGATCTCGATCCAGCTGATCGCGGTTTATTTCGTCAGCACGGTCAAAAGCTCGCTCACCGATACGTTCGCGAACAGCCTCAACGATCAGGCGCGCGCGCTCGCGGTGCTCGCCGCGGACAAGCTGTCCGAGGGCTCGCTCGCCGGCGGCGACGCCGAGGAAGGCGCGAACTCGCTGTCCGACTACGTCAACAGCCTGTTCAGCCGCACCGGCGCGGAGCTTCAGGTGCTCGACGCGAGCGGCCGCGTGCTGGCGACATCGGATGCCTACAGCGCCTACATCGGCAAGAAGAACACGTCGCTCATGGTCAGCCAGGCGCTGCAGGGCATCCCGGACAACGAGCAGGACATCCTCGACGAAGACAACGTGCGCAAGAAGATCATCACCCAGCCGATCAAGTCGCCGGACAACCGCGTCATCGGAGCCGTCTACATCGTCGCCGGCATGACCGAGGTCAACGCGACCGTCGACCGGGTCAACCAGATTTTCGTCTCCGGCACGCTGATCGCGCTCGGCCTCACCGGCGTGCTCGGCATCGTGCTGGCGCATACGATCACGAGCCCGATCAAGGGGCTCACCCGCCAGGCGGAGGCGGTCGCCGAAGGACGCTTCGACCAGCAGGTGCCGGTGCTCGCCGACGACGAGATCGGCCGGCTGAGCGAGGCGTTCAACGAAATGACGCAGCGGCTGCGGGAGGCGCTGTCGGTCAACGAGGAAGAGAACGAGAAGCTGCAGTCGGTCCTCTCCAACATGAGCGACGGCGTCATCGCGGCCGATGAGCGCGGCACGGTGATGGTGTCCAACCGGCGCGCGCTGGAGCTGCTCGGCGTCGACGTATGCGAGGGCAGCCCGCTGACCGATGTGCTGGAGCTGCCGCAGGAGCGGCTCGAGGCGCTGCGCGCCTCGCGCGGCCTCGCCGCCGTGCTCGTCAAGGAATCGCCGGACGGCGAGGAGCGCTGGGTGCTGCGCGTCACGCTCAGCCCGATCCACCGCCGCGACCGGGGCATCACCGGCACGATCGCGCTGCTGCAGGACATCACGGAGCAGGAGAAGCTCGACCAGTCGCGGCGCGAGTTCGTCGCCAACGTCTCGCATGAGCTGCGCACGCCGCTGACGACGATCCGCAGCTATGCCGAGGCGCTCGGCGACGGAGCGCTTGCGGAGCCGCAGCTTGCGGAGCGCTTCGTCGGGGTTATCCGCAACGAGACGGAGCGGATGATCCGCCTCGTCACCGACCTGCTGCATCTGTCGCGGCTCGACTCCCAGCAGTCGACGCTGCGCCGCCGCGACACCGACATCGCCGAGATGCTCGACGAGGTAGCGGACCGGTTCTCGGTGCAGATGCGTAAAAAAGGCATCCGTGCCGTCGTCCAGGTCGACCCCCGTGTCGGCAAAGCCGTGCTCGACCGCGACCAGATCGATCAGGTGCTGGACAATCTGATGTCCAACGCGATCAAATATACGCTCGAGGGCGGCCGCATCGAGCTGTCGGCCCGACTGGAGGAGAGCGGGGCGCTGGCCGTCAGCGTCAAGGATTCCGGCATCGGCATTCCGAAGCGCGATCTCGCCCGCATCTTCGACCGCTTTTATCGAGTGGACAAGGCCCGCTCGCGGGAGATGGGCGGCACCGGACTCGGCCTTTCGATTGCCCGGGAAATGATCAAGGCGCACGGCGGCACGATTACGCTGGAATCCGAGCTGGATGCCGGCACGACGGTCACGTTCATCCTGCCGCAGCCGCAGACGAAAGGGGAGCAGGCGATATGA
- the yycF gene encoding response regulator YycF, with protein MQGKILVVDDERPIADILKFNLEKEGYEVICAFDGAEAVRAAFEEEPDLILLDLMLPVKDGMDVCREVRTRLQTPIIMLTAKDTEIDKVLGLELGADDYVTKPFGTRELLARVKAHLRRTQKTREALAAGAAQGAAEAEPEKQGLKLFNLFIDTDMYIVYKDEQPLDLTHREYELVYYLARHSGKVMTREHLLQAVWGFEYFGDVRTVDVTIRRLREKIEDDPSRPEYILTRRGLGYLMRNPKQGGLGGG; from the coding sequence ATGCAGGGCAAGATTCTCGTGGTCGACGACGAGCGGCCGATCGCGGATATATTGAAGTTCAACCTGGAGAAGGAAGGCTATGAGGTCATCTGCGCCTTCGACGGCGCAGAAGCGGTGAGGGCGGCCTTCGAGGAGGAGCCGGATCTGATCCTGCTCGACCTCATGCTGCCGGTCAAGGACGGCATGGACGTCTGCCGCGAGGTGCGGACGCGGCTGCAGACGCCGATCATCATGCTGACGGCCAAGGATACGGAGATCGACAAGGTGCTGGGCCTGGAGCTCGGCGCCGACGACTACGTGACGAAGCCGTTCGGCACGAGGGAGCTGCTGGCGCGCGTGAAGGCGCATCTGCGCCGCACGCAGAAGACGCGCGAGGCGCTGGCCGCCGGCGCCGCGCAAGGCGCGGCCGAGGCGGAGCCGGAGAAGCAAGGGCTGAAGCTGTTCAACCTGTTCATCGACACGGACATGTACATCGTCTACAAGGACGAGCAGCCGCTCGACCTGACGCATCGCGAGTACGAGCTCGTCTACTACCTGGCCCGCCACAGCGGCAAGGTGATGACCCGCGAGCATCTGCTGCAGGCGGTATGGGGGTTCGAGTACTTCGGCGACGTGCGCACGGTCGACGTGACGATCCGCCGGCTGCGCGAGAAGATCGAGGATGATCCGAGCCGGCCGGAGTACATCCTGACGCGGCGCGGCCTCGGCTATCTGATGCGCAATCCGAAACAGGGAGGGCTGGGCGGAGGATGA
- a CDS encoding peptidoglycan DD-metalloendopeptidase family protein: MIAFKRNEHPSNPSFPEPPSRRRWIRILLIAAVAIAALAVAATIGTKQYINTHTYSYYKVLLDGQAVGTVEDPAQVDELVTSETAKLEKAYPNLEMKLHVGAISFEEVREYKGEPQTQAALDKLASTFTSTAVGTEVIVGGKVIGVVKNEATAQAVLKQLQDKYAPPSRMKSAQPQVTTLSTAPKAASAPVNRISGVKFAEKVEISPAETDPAEVLGQDQLLRLLSGGMETDTKYTVQAGDCVGCIASKFDISPEVIYKNNPAVQDDLIKAGDVLDLTVKKPAISVVTTESQSEVITTEPQVIIQNKATLKKGESKVIQEGQAGSKRLTYAVVKQNGYKMSEELVSIDVLAKSVPKIIVRGTKVVGEGSGTFSYPVSGARITSTYGTRWGRLHKGIDLVGSSTIKAADEGVVEFAGTKSGYGNVVIVNHRNGYKTLYGHLRSISVSAGETLERGEKLGIMGNTGRSTGTHLHFEISKNGALQNPLKYL; this comes from the coding sequence ATGATTGCTTTTAAGCGTAACGAGCACCCCTCGAATCCATCCTTCCCGGAACCGCCTTCGCGGCGGCGCTGGATCCGAATCCTCCTGATCGCCGCGGTCGCGATCGCAGCCCTGGCTGTCGCAGCGACGATCGGAACGAAGCAATATATCAATACCCATACGTATAGCTATTATAAGGTGCTGCTGGACGGACAGGCCGTCGGCACCGTCGAGGATCCGGCCCAGGTGGACGAGCTCGTCACGAGCGAGACGGCCAAGCTGGAAAAAGCCTACCCGAACCTGGAGATGAAGCTGCATGTCGGCGCCATTTCCTTCGAGGAGGTACGGGAGTACAAGGGCGAGCCTCAGACGCAGGCGGCGCTGGACAAGCTGGCCTCCACCTTCACGTCGACCGCGGTCGGCACGGAGGTGATCGTCGGAGGCAAGGTCATCGGCGTCGTGAAGAACGAGGCGACCGCCCAGGCCGTGCTGAAGCAGCTGCAGGACAAGTACGCTCCGCCATCGCGCATGAAGAGCGCCCAGCCGCAGGTGACGACGCTCTCCACCGCGCCCAAGGCGGCGTCCGCTCCGGTGAACCGCATCAGCGGCGTCAAGTTCGCGGAAAAGGTTGAAATCAGCCCGGCCGAGACCGATCCGGCCGAGGTGCTTGGCCAGGACCAGCTGCTGCGGCTGCTGAGCGGAGGCATGGAGACGGATACGAAATATACCGTCCAGGCCGGCGACTGCGTCGGCTGCATCGCGTCGAAGTTCGACATTTCGCCCGAGGTCATCTACAAGAACAACCCGGCGGTCCAGGACGATCTCATCAAGGCGGGCGACGTCCTCGATCTGACCGTGAAGAAGCCGGCGATCAGCGTCGTGACGACGGAGAGCCAGTCGGAGGTCATCACGACCGAGCCGCAGGTCATCATCCAGAACAAGGCGACGCTCAAGAAGGGCGAGTCCAAGGTCATCCAAGAAGGCCAAGCGGGCTCCAAGCGGCTCACGTACGCCGTCGTCAAGCAGAACGGCTACAAGATGAGCGAGGAGCTCGTCAGCATCGACGTCCTCGCGAAGTCTGTGCCCAAGATCATCGTGCGCGGCACGAAGGTCGTCGGCGAAGGCAGCGGCACGTTCAGCTACCCGGTCTCCGGCGCGCGCATCACGAGCACGTACGGCACCCGCTGGGGCCGGCTGCACAAGGGCATCGACCTGGTCGGCTCGAGCACAATTAAAGCGGCCGACGAAGGCGTCGTCGAATTCGCCGGCACGAAGAGCGGCTACGGCAACGTCGTCATCGTCAACCACCGCAACGGCTACAAGACGCTGTACGGCCACCTCCGCAGCATCTCGGTCAGCGCCGGCGAGACGCTCGAGCGCGGCGAGAAGCTCGGCATCATGGGCAACACGGGCCGCTCGACCGGCACGCATCTGCACTTCGAAATCTCCAAGAACGGCGCTCTGCAAAACCCGTTGAAATACCTGTAA
- a CDS encoding adenylosuccinate synthase translates to MSTVVVVGTQWGDEGKGKITDYLADGAEVVARYQGGNNAGHTILIDNKKYKLTMIPSGIFNHNKTCVIGNGMVINPAALLDEIDYIHENGFSTENLKISDRAHVIMPYHLVLDGLEEDSKGDNKIGTTRKGIGPCYMDKAARNGIRIADLMDAEEFETKLRRLVAEKNHVIQQVYSGETLSADDILADYLKHAERLRPYVTDTSVVLNDAIDSGKRVLFEGAQGVMLDIDQGTYPYVTSSNPTAGGVCIGSGVGPSKIQQVIGVAKAYTTRVGDGPFPTELHDAIGDQIRETGHEYGTVTGRPRRVGWFDTVVVRHARRVSGITGLSLNSLDVMTGLETVKICTGYKLRGEIIEHYPASLKLLSECEAVYEELPGWSEDISGAKTLDDLPANTRRYVERVSELTGIPIAIFSVGRNREQTNPVRPIYE, encoded by the coding sequence ATGTCTACGGTTGTCGTTGTCGGCACGCAGTGGGGAGACGAAGGAAAAGGCAAGATTACCGACTATCTGGCCGACGGCGCGGAAGTGGTCGCCCGTTATCAAGGCGGTAACAACGCCGGTCACACCATTCTCATCGACAACAAGAAATACAAGCTGACGATGATTCCATCCGGCATTTTCAATCATAATAAAACATGCGTCATCGGCAACGGGATGGTCATCAATCCGGCTGCCCTGCTCGACGAGATCGATTATATCCACGAAAACGGCTTCTCGACCGAAAACCTGAAAATCAGCGACCGGGCGCATGTCATTATGCCGTACCATCTCGTGCTGGACGGGCTGGAGGAAGACAGCAAGGGCGACAACAAGATCGGCACGACGCGCAAGGGCATCGGTCCTTGCTACATGGATAAGGCGGCGCGCAACGGCATCCGCATCGCCGACCTGATGGACGCCGAGGAGTTCGAGACCAAGCTGCGCCGCCTGGTCGCCGAGAAGAACCATGTCATCCAGCAGGTGTACAGCGGCGAGACGCTCAGCGCGGACGACATCCTCGCCGACTACCTCAAGCATGCGGAGCGCCTGCGTCCATACGTGACGGACACTTCGGTCGTGCTCAACGATGCGATCGACTCGGGCAAGCGCGTCTTGTTCGAGGGCGCGCAGGGCGTCATGCTCGACATCGACCAAGGCACCTATCCGTACGTCACGTCGTCCAACCCGACGGCCGGCGGCGTGTGCATCGGATCGGGCGTCGGCCCGTCCAAAATCCAGCAGGTCATCGGCGTCGCCAAAGCCTACACGACCCGCGTCGGCGACGGCCCGTTCCCGACCGAGCTGCATGACGCGATCGGCGACCAAATCCGCGAGACCGGTCATGAATACGGCACGGTGACGGGGCGTCCGCGCCGCGTCGGCTGGTTCGACACGGTCGTCGTCCGCCACGCCCGCCGCGTCAGCGGCATCACCGGACTGTCGCTCAACTCGCTCGACGTCATGACCGGCCTCGAGACGGTCAAGATCTGCACCGGCTACAAGCTGCGCGGCGAAATCATCGAGCACTATCCGGCCAGCCTCAAGCTGCTCTCCGAATGCGAGGCCGTCTACGAGGAGCTGCCGGGCTGGAGCGAGGACATCTCCGGCGCCAAGACGCTGGACGACCTGCCGGCCAATACGCGCCGCTACGTCGAGCGCGTCTCCGAGCTGACGGGCATCCCGATCGCCATCTTCTCGGTCGGCCGCAACCGCGAGCAGACGAACCCTGTCCGTCCGATCTACGAATAA
- the dnaB gene encoding replicative DNA helicase — MSQDGLMFDRVPPQNLEAEQAVLGAVLLQAEALITAMEKIRPEDFYLSSHQLVFEAMIELGENNQPIDLVTLTAYLSDRSQLEEVGGVSYLAKLASVVPTAANVEHYAQIVEEKSMLRRLIRTATTIVSDGYGAADDIGLMLSEAEQRIMEIANRRSSSGFVSIRDVLMEVFERVEFLYTNKGGSTGIPSGFVDLDKMTSGFQRSDLIIVAARPSVGKTAFALNIAQNVGVRARETVAIFSLEMSAAQLVQRMVCAESNVDAGRMRTGFLEGDDWEKLTMAIGALSEAEIYIDDTPGITVSDIRAKCRRLKKERNLGMILIDYLQLIQGRGKAGENRQQEVSEISRTLKQIARELEVPVIALSQLSRGVEQRQDKRPMMSDLRESGSIEQDADIVAFLYRDDYYDKETEKKNIIEIIIAKQRNGPVGTVELAFLKNFNKFVSLDRTHEPAS; from the coding sequence ATGAGTCAAGACGGCTTGATGTTCGACCGCGTCCCTCCTCAGAATCTCGAAGCCGAGCAGGCGGTGCTTGGAGCCGTCCTGCTGCAGGCCGAAGCGCTCATTACGGCGATGGAGAAGATCCGCCCCGAGGACTTCTACCTGAGCTCGCATCAGCTTGTCTTCGAGGCGATGATCGAGCTCGGCGAGAACAACCAGCCGATCGATCTCGTCACGCTGACCGCATATCTAAGCGACCGCTCCCAGCTCGAGGAGGTCGGCGGCGTCAGCTACCTGGCGAAGCTGGCGAGCGTCGTGCCGACGGCGGCCAATGTGGAGCACTACGCGCAGATCGTCGAAGAAAAATCGATGCTGCGGCGCCTGATCCGCACGGCGACGACGATCGTCTCCGACGGCTACGGCGCGGCGGACGACATCGGCCTCATGCTCAGCGAGGCGGAGCAGCGCATCATGGAGATCGCCAACCGGCGCTCCAGCAGCGGCTTTGTCTCCATCCGCGACGTGCTGATGGAAGTGTTCGAGCGGGTCGAGTTCCTCTATACGAACAAAGGCGGATCGACGGGAATTCCGTCGGGCTTCGTCGATCTCGACAAGATGACGAGCGGCTTTCAGCGCAGCGACCTCATCATCGTGGCGGCGCGTCCTTCCGTCGGCAAGACGGCGTTCGCGCTGAACATCGCCCAGAACGTCGGCGTCCGCGCCCGCGAGACGGTCGCGATCTTCTCGCTCGAGATGAGCGCCGCCCAGCTCGTGCAGCGTATGGTATGCGCGGAGTCCAACGTCGATGCCGGCCGCATGCGGACCGGCTTCCTGGAGGGCGACGACTGGGAAAAGCTGACGATGGCGATCGGCGCCTTGTCCGAGGCGGAGATCTACATCGACGATACGCCCGGCATCACGGTCAGCGATATCCGCGCCAAATGCCGGCGGCTCAAGAAGGAGCGCAACCTCGGCATGATCCTGATCGATTACTTGCAGCTCATCCAGGGTCGCGGCAAGGCCGGGGAGAACCGCCAGCAGGAGGTCTCCGAAATCTCGCGTACGCTCAAGCAGATCGCGCGCGAGCTCGAGGTGCCGGTCATCGCGCTGTCGCAGCTGAGCCGGGGCGTCGAGCAGCGGCAGGACAAGCGGCCGATGATGAGCGACCTTCGCGAATCCGGCTCGATCGAGCAGGACGCCGACATCGTCGCGTTTCTGTACCGGGACGATTACTACGACAAGGAAACCGAGAAGAAGAACATCATCGAGATCATCATCGCCAAGCAGCGTAACGGTCCTGTCGGCACGGTGGAGCTCGCTTTCCTCAAGAATTTCAATAAATTTGTTAGCTTGGATCGAACGCATGAGCCGGCGTCATAG
- the rplI gene encoding 50S ribosomal protein L9, which translates to MKVIFLQDVKGQGKRGEVKEVSEGYVRNFLLPKGLVKAAEAGTIKTLEMQKASEEKRKAQEKADAEALAAKLEQVTVVVRTKAGEGGRLFGAITTKQIAEALEKQEGIKLDKRKIELPEPIRSLGFTNLEVKLHPQVKGKLKVQAAEE; encoded by the coding sequence ATGAAGGTCATCTTTTTGCAGGATGTGAAGGGACAGGGCAAGCGCGGCGAGGTCAAGGAAGTATCGGAAGGCTACGTCCGCAACTTCTTGCTGCCGAAGGGGCTCGTCAAGGCCGCGGAGGCCGGCACCATCAAGACGCTGGAGATGCAGAAGGCCTCGGAGGAGAAGCGCAAGGCGCAGGAGAAGGCCGACGCCGAGGCGCTGGCCGCCAAGCTGGAGCAAGTGACCGTCGTCGTCCGGACCAAGGCGGGCGAAGGGGGCCGGCTGTTCGGCGCGATCACGACCAAGCAGATTGCCGAGGCGCTGGAGAAGCAGGAGGGCATCAAGCTCGACAAGCGCAAGATCGAGCTGCCGGAGCCGATCCGCTCGCTCGGCTTCACGAATCTGGAGGTCAAGCTGCACCCGCAGGTGAAGGGCAAGCTGAAGGTGCAGGCGGCCGAAGAATGA